One window of Biomphalaria glabrata chromosome 6, xgBioGlab47.1, whole genome shotgun sequence genomic DNA carries:
- the LOC106057617 gene encoding transmembrane protein 50B-like codes for MSGFLDNCNWPRCECIELGAKRNLVVSVLSGVMFFAGWWFVIDAAAMYPDGGDFNHAFQTPGVILTVAFFMINSVSNGQIRGDAYTTGCIGQTGARVWLFLGFLLAFGSLIAASWILFGFYVVGNVKPDWPGIAVFLQNALIFFSAFVFKFGRTEDLWG; via the exons ATGTCTGGTTTTCTTGATAATTGTAACTGGCCAAGATGCGAGTGCATTGAGCTGGGAGCTAAAAGAAATTTGGTTGTCTCAGTACTTTCAGGTGTTATG ttttttgCAGGCTGGTGGTTTGTTATTGATGCAGCAGCTATGTATCCAGACGGTGGGGATTTCAATCATGCCTTCCAGACTCCTGGAGTTATATTAACTGTTGCCTTTTTTAT gatcAACTCAGTATCAAATGGTCAAATAAGGGGTGATGCATACACCACTGGTTGCATTGGGCAAACAG GTGCACGTGTTTGGCTATTTCTTGGATTTTTACTTGCATTTGGGTCTCTTATTGCTGCCAGTTGGATTCTGTTTGGATTCTATGTTGTAGGAA ATGTGAAACCAGATTGGCCAGGGATTGCAGTTTTCCTTCAAAATGCACTCATTTTCTTCAG tgcaTTTGTGTTCAAGTTTGGTAGGACAGAAGATCTCTGGGGTTAA
- the LOC106057616 gene encoding 28S ribosomal protein S9, mitochondrial-like, translated as MALSSPLPTFFCRPNRQLYSRLCLTIFPALNRKVTTISSDLVNGGNQSVTKSDNQPSAKAITISRSMKAYMEKVKKHDELMKTEVADYEIGKRHLANIMGADPDTFTQEDVDRAIEYLLPNGLFDKKARPMLKNPYEIYPKRKAAEFTFEGRPFHWLYFTTSPNYYNILYDITWKLEGLKTLEDQLYNAKKDISSESKPLNIASSEWITFDQLKNKVLEKIQEKDYQHFIVMMERLASHPLASKEEEFIMQYRNKLHLASAALIAPPVETDADGRSFSWAEGRRKDSWAQVKVYKPGTGQVTINEKDLSYFSNLLYRETLLFPLSVTGLLGQVDIVADAKYGGPTGQAGAIRFALSQALCAFVSDDIKEQLRLSGMLTRDPRKRERKKPGQEGARKKFTWKKR; from the exons GTTACAACAATTAGTAGTGACTTAGTAAATGGAGGAAATCAATCAGTTACTAAATCAGACAACCAACCATCAGCTAAAGCAATAACAATAAGTCGTTCTATGAAAGCTTATATGGAAAAAGTGAAAAAACATG atGAACTTATGAAAACAGAAGTAGCAGACTATGAAATTGGTAAGCGACATCTAGCAAACATCATGGGAGCAGATCCAGACACTTTTACTCAAGAGGATGTTGAT agAGCTATAGAATATCTGCTGCCCAATGGATTATTTGATAAAAAAGCTCGCCCAATGCTTAAA AATCCATATGAAATTTATCCAAAAAGAAAAG CTGCGGAGTTTACTTTTGAAGGACGACCATTCCACTGGCTTTATTTCACAACATCACCTAACTACTATAATATACTTTAT gATATTACATGGAAGCTGGAAGGCTTGAAAACTCTAGAAGACCAACTCTACAATGCAAAAAAAGATATTAGTTCCGAAAGCAAACCATT aAATATTGCTAGTAGTGAATGGATCACCTTTGACCaactcaaaaataaagttttggaaaaaatacaagaaaaagat TATCAGCATTTTATTGTGATGATGGAGAGACTGGCATCACATCCTCTGGCTTCCAAAGAGGAAGAATTCATAATGCAGTACAGAAACAAGCTACATCTGGCCTCTGCTGCCTTGATAGCTCCTCCT gtaGAGACTGACGCAGATGGTAGAAGTTTTTCTTGGGctgaag GGAGAAGAAAAGATTCTTGGGCTCAAGTTAAAGTTTACAAGCCTGGTACTGGTCAAGTCACCATCAATGAGAAAGATCTAAGCTATTTTTCCAATTTGTTATATAG GGAGACCCTGTTATTTCCACTAAGTGTAACCGGACTGCTTGGTCAGGTGGATATAGTAGCAGATGCTAAGTATGGTGGTCCCACTGGTCAGGCCGGGGCTATTAGGTTTGCTCTGTCACAAGCCTTGTGTGCTTTTGTATCTGATGATATCAAAGAACAGTTGCGTCTTT CCGGTATGTTAACCAGAGATcctagaaaaagagaaagaaagaaaccagGTCAAGAGGGAGCCAGAAAAAAATTCACATG GAAAAAGAgataa